One Methanosphaera cuniculi DNA window includes the following coding sequences:
- a CDS encoding phage terminase large subunit family protein: MMNTANEHGILGLGRWSMLINGGRWKPRDFDLIIIELLQYAIQGKMSKLLLSVPSRHGKSTLISKNFCSYFLSHFPNEQIILSSYSQRLASEFGGSVKDIINYYGYLSPYEVKVSSDNKAKNKFQIAKPYDGQMLAVGAGGSILGFGAGLFIIDDPIKSVNEAESETIQQRLRNWFSGTAKTRLQKRTDGKPPIMIVIAQRLHLKDLHGIIKETEPVISGLEALKILRGGESIDPNVWVDVNMPAICTDPESDILRRKKNEVLWEDQRSYDWLMKEKQAMGSYLFNAIYQGDPKEREGNIFKREWFYDELTDKLNCVIDENKICDIPTLRYWDFAGSGEQGDETSGVLTGYDGKNLYVLDLVNGKFTASQTKNKFIKSAYKDGKKTFIKIEQEPGSASKILINNLQRELQGYTIRADKVTRAKNMRSFELEALCEDRHFKIIKAPWNEKLVDQLINFTGREGGKDDIVDSLTGSARYWLKKKPKINV; the protein is encoded by the coding sequence ATGATGAACACTGCTAATGAACATGGAATACTAGGACTTGGACGTTGGAGTATGCTAATAAATGGTGGACGTTGGAAACCACGTGACTTTGACCTCATCATTATTGAATTACTACAATATGCAATACAAGGTAAAATGTCAAAATTGTTACTTAGCGTTCCATCAAGGCATGGGAAATCCACATTAATTTCAAAGAATTTTTGTAGTTATTTCTTATCACATTTTCCTAATGAGCAGATAATACTTTCATCATACAGTCAACGTCTAGCAAGTGAGTTCGGCGGAAGTGTAAAAGACATCATCAATTACTATGGTTACCTCTCACCATATGAAGTAAAAGTTAGTAGTGATAATAAAGCAAAAAATAAATTTCAAATAGCAAAGCCTTACGATGGTCAGATGCTTGCTGTAGGAGCTGGGGGAAGTATCCTGGGATTTGGAGCAGGACTGTTCATTATTGATGACCCTATAAAATCAGTGAATGAAGCAGAAAGTGAAACAATCCAACAAAGACTACGTAACTGGTTTAGTGGAACAGCAAAAACAAGACTACAAAAACGTACAGATGGAAAACCCCCTATAATGATTGTAATTGCACAAAGACTGCACCTTAAGGACTTACATGGAATTATCAAAGAAACAGAACCAGTTATCAGTGGACTTGAAGCACTAAAAATTCTACGTGGTGGTGAATCCATAGACCCAAATGTATGGGTTGATGTGAACATGCCTGCAATATGCACAGACCCCGAATCTGATATCCTAAGACGAAAAAAGAATGAAGTACTATGGGAAGATCAACGAAGCTACGATTGGCTCATGAAAGAAAAACAAGCAATGGGTAGCTACTTGTTCAACGCGATTTATCAAGGTGACCCTAAAGAGCGTGAAGGAAATATATTCAAACGTGAATGGTTTTATGATGAACTTACAGACAAACTAAATTGTGTTATTGATGAAAATAAGATATGTGATATACCTACACTACGGTATTGGGACTTCGCAGGAAGTGGTGAACAAGGAGATGAAACAAGTGGAGTATTAACAGGGTATGATGGAAAGAATCTTTATGTTCTAGACCTTGTAAATGGTAAATTCACTGCAAGTCAAACAAAAAATAAATTCATAAAATCTGCGTACAAAGATGGAAAAAAAACATTCATTAAAATAGAACAAGAACCAGGAAGTGCTTCGAAAATATTGATAAATAATCTTCAACGTGAACTTCAAGGATACACAATAAGAGCTGATAAAGTAACACGTGCTAAGAATATGCGTAGCTTTGAACTTGAAGCACTTTGTGAGGACAGACATTTCAAAATTATTAAAGCACCTTGGAATGAAAAATTAGTGGATCAATTAATAAATTTTACTGGTCGTGAGGGTGGTAAAGATGATATTGTGGACAGTTTGACTGGAAGTGCTAGGTATTGGCTTAAGAAAAAACCAAAAATAAATGTATAA
- a CDS encoding TFIIB-type zinc ribbon-containing protein, translating to MTKKRKNKIIKMCPECHSTKFQKDIRHQETYCTKCGLVILAPLTSGIIYPGYMYVDITKKI from the coding sequence ATGACAAAAAAAAGGAAAAATAAAATAATAAAAATGTGTCCTGAATGTCATAGCACAAAATTCCAAAAAGATATCAGACACCAAGAAACATACTGCACAAAATGTGGATTAGTTATCCTAGCTCCACTAACAAGTGGAATAATATATCCTGGATATATGTATGTAGATATCACAAAAAAAATATAA
- a CDS encoding XkdF-like putative serine protease domain-containing protein yields the protein MTVTAPVFLPNTPDCDYADGEELLTPEKIQQLASSFKNYNIIDYEHQFTNKTKPYYLQQVGKPVQMWISQKDNNFTDVTGTTQTIPAGTLWLTSEIYNPVMIQAIKEKRITAYSATTAEKKYADELMNLVNTSTSAKSHQKEVQKLADKISFKRTLIKDIKDPVLFTVTLTGMPCVGSAMFCQSCLLDANESNKSIDEEKKMDKTTFLEKLVAFFKSLEYEEKEQESSDEKEITSTDEPTTDNKPVVDESKESDEKPEQESTTDEEETTSTDKPESTDKPKESEEPKESDKPKESEDTTTDDEKEEEEEKRKRLQSKKSNVKPTTSKKSSAKPKPNPTRNITTKSKQIKVNDGIGESQKMKKIHESEVIYDIIKNGVSTKSIGKENISFKNTGIIPAFDNQALLNMIYNPTIQESFKASFTEENTNKAVLETNLFATYVKKLILSDPILEDATYQTVYGEKANIYTIGLSGEVTQDGILPEHYYFDKDPAETNIDIGKDVLEPVPQRAKLVISDRQVRNNVYGQDLLSNALSLTQDAFNRGVSTARVFGNTKLGETVDKQYTRRDGLLVSAGQQLVSGTDFDVADGIISIFEDMFYSLPEEAQNEDDYTFYVPTNVYRAYYNYFINKVGDKVVDILTTRIPLYWENIPIKTSPTLNNAKARTDLDGGKASILLTNPKNTNFGVGRNLTIEPDRHADTSSNTYFYTMDSDAKYSIPDYAVVAKMTDDEYKALPKVEP from the coding sequence ATAACAGTAACCGCACCAGTATTCCTCCCCAACACTCCAGACTGTGACTATGCAGATGGAGAGGAATTACTAACACCTGAAAAAATACAACAACTTGCATCAAGTTTCAAAAATTATAATATCATTGATTATGAACACCAATTTACAAATAAGACAAAACCCTACTACCTGCAACAAGTAGGTAAACCTGTACAAATGTGGATAAGTCAAAAAGACAATAATTTCACCGATGTAACAGGGACTACTCAGACAATACCTGCAGGAACACTATGGCTTACCAGTGAAATATATAATCCTGTGATGATTCAGGCAATCAAAGAAAAAAGAATTACAGCTTATAGTGCAACAACTGCTGAAAAAAAATATGCTGATGAACTCATGAACCTAGTTAATACAAGTACTAGTGCTAAAAGTCATCAAAAAGAAGTTCAAAAATTAGCAGACAAAATAAGTTTTAAAAGAACACTTATCAAAGATATTAAAGACCCTGTACTTTTCACAGTCACACTAACAGGAATGCCTTGTGTAGGTAGTGCTATGTTTTGTCAATCATGTTTACTTGATGCTAATGAGAGTAATAAATCAATTGATGAGGAAAAAAAGATGGATAAAACAACATTCTTAGAAAAATTAGTAGCTTTTTTCAAATCATTAGAATATGAGGAAAAAGAACAGGAATCATCTGATGAAAAAGAAATAACATCAACAGATGAGCCAACAACAGATAATAAACCAGTTGTTGATGAATCAAAAGAATCTGATGAAAAACCTGAACAGGAATCAACAACTGATGAAGAAGAAACAACATCAACAGATAAACCAGAATCAACCGATAAACCAAAAGAATCGGAAGAGCCAAAAGAATCTGATAAACCTAAAGAATCTGAGGATACAACAACTGATGATGAAAAAGAGGAAGAAGAGGAAAAACGTAAACGCCTCCAATCAAAAAAAAGCAATGTAAAACCAACAACAAGTAAAAAATCATCAGCCAAACCCAAACCAAACCCAACAAGAAACATAACCACCAAATCCAAACAAATCAAAGTAAATGATGGAATAGGAGAATCACAAAAAATGAAGAAAATACATGAAAGTGAAGTAATATATGATATCATCAAAAATGGGGTAAGTACAAAATCAATAGGAAAAGAAAACATAAGTTTTAAAAATACAGGTATCATTCCAGCATTTGATAATCAAGCATTGCTAAACATGATTTACAATCCAACAATACAAGAATCATTTAAAGCAAGTTTCACAGAAGAAAATACAAATAAAGCAGTATTAGAAACAAATCTTTTCGCAACTTACGTAAAAAAATTAATTCTAAGTGACCCAATTCTTGAAGATGCAACATACCAAACAGTATACGGTGAAAAAGCAAACATCTATACAATAGGACTCTCAGGAGAAGTAACACAAGATGGTATATTACCTGAACATTACTACTTCGATAAAGATCCTGCAGAAACAAATATTGATATTGGAAAAGATGTGCTTGAACCTGTACCTCAAAGAGCAAAACTTGTTATATCAGACAGACAAGTAAGAAATAATGTATATGGTCAAGACTTATTAAGCAATGCTCTTAGTCTCACACAAGACGCATTTAATCGTGGAGTAAGTACAGCAAGAGTATTCGGAAACACAAAACTTGGAGAAACAGTTGATAAACAATACACACGTAGAGATGGTCTTCTTGTATCAGCAGGACAACAACTTGTATCAGGTACAGACTTTGATGTAGCAGATGGAATTATATCAATCTTTGAAGACATGTTCTATTCACTACCTGAAGAAGCACAAAATGAAGATGATTACACATTCTATGTCCCAACCAATGTTTACAGAGCATACTATAACTATTTCATTAACAAAGTAGGTGATAAAGTTGTAGATATACTCACAACAAGAATACCTCTATATTGGGAAAATATACCTATAAAAACAAGCCCTACACTTAATAATGCAAAAGCAAGAACAGACTTAGATGGTGGTAAAGCATCAATACTTCTTACAAATCCAAAAAATACAAACTTTGGTGTGGGAAGAAATCTTACAATTGAACCTGATAGACATGCAGATACCAGTAGTAACACATACTTCTACACAATGGATTCAGATGCTAAATATAGTATCCCTGATTATGCTGTTGTTGCAAAAATGACTGATGATGAATATAAAGCACTACCTAAAGTAGAACCATAA
- a CDS encoding phage portal protein, with translation MNDDKELLSSSYLVTVDNYDTYSNPQLIDRNTYSQYAFKNGSFSRSAQIDMDKWEGYKVPEYPLQFLSGLLRLNVFHEQCCDIISNAVVGHGWDIVPVSDIDYDPNVENKNKIIDLITHFSKDLREELQEVIYDYEALGCAGIELIRDTEDSDHHIIDIKRLDITYCMLHNDEVRIKQEYNGEHAFFVLYGKNYDENGIKYDVNRYTGEIVEQGSLSFDETAHEVIWVTKYKTNSANYGSAKITTELDTIKSEIGRANFNNKFFENYGLPAFAVSISGDFQDYDVPEYFDDGTKNPDYDITKTLRYKVASQIKEVIKNPHSAVVLSVPTLDETPANIQFTPLSNDVKEASFRLLRQDNKEEICASHGISSDLIGTTKTGNLGGNTALADYEGFVERVIAPLQTLFENRFNKIIIQQDWGIFDWIFKFNQIRKTDISEQITQIKDLLDYGLITRRQAIEKIGKQFGASADPNNPLLDEYTIKGVPERVVFEESIEDFDDSFFENVQQQLLDEAERIEREGNDTTTVSDNELQNISGKKAQSRIQQIFKNEFKARKKIRK, from the coding sequence ATGAATGATGATAAAGAATTGCTATCAAGCAGTTATCTTGTTACAGTTGATAATTATGATACATATAGCAATCCACAACTCATAGACCGTAACACATATAGTCAGTATGCATTCAAAAATGGAAGCTTTAGTAGGAGTGCACAGATAGATATGGATAAGTGGGAGGGTTATAAAGTTCCTGAGTATCCTCTTCAATTTCTGAGTGGATTACTTCGTTTAAATGTTTTTCATGAGCAATGTTGTGATATTATAAGTAATGCTGTTGTAGGTCATGGCTGGGATATAGTACCTGTATCAGACATTGACTATGACCCAAATGTAGAAAATAAAAATAAAATAATAGACCTTATAACTCATTTTTCAAAAGATTTACGAGAAGAACTTCAAGAAGTCATATATGATTATGAAGCTCTTGGTTGTGCAGGAATTGAACTTATACGTGATACTGAAGACTCTGACCATCATATCATTGATATTAAACGACTTGATATTACATATTGTATGCTTCATAATGATGAAGTTAGAATTAAACAAGAATATAATGGTGAACATGCATTTTTCGTGCTTTATGGAAAGAATTATGATGAAAATGGAATTAAATATGATGTAAATAGATATACAGGTGAAATTGTAGAACAAGGTAGTTTGTCTTTTGATGAAACAGCACATGAAGTAATATGGGTAACTAAATATAAAACTAATTCTGCTAATTATGGAAGTGCTAAGATAACTACAGAACTTGATACAATAAAAAGTGAAATTGGAAGAGCTAATTTTAATAATAAATTTTTTGAAAATTATGGGCTTCCTGCTTTCGCTGTATCTATTAGCGGGGACTTCCAAGATTACGATGTGCCTGAATATTTTGACGATGGAACAAAAAATCCTGACTATGATATAACGAAGACCTTAAGATACAAGGTAGCAAGTCAAATCAAAGAAGTAATTAAAAATCCTCATAGTGCAGTAGTTCTCAGTGTTCCAACTCTTGATGAAACACCAGCTAACATACAATTTACTCCACTAAGTAATGATGTGAAAGAAGCTAGTTTTAGACTGCTTAGACAAGATAATAAAGAGGAAATTTGTGCAAGTCATGGAATTAGTAGTGACTTGATTGGTACAACAAAAACAGGTAATCTTGGAGGAAATACTGCACTTGCTGATTATGAGGGTTTTGTTGAAAGAGTGATTGCTCCATTACAAACACTTTTTGAAAATCGTTTTAATAAAATTATCATTCAACAAGATTGGGGTATTTTTGACTGGATTTTTAAATTTAATCAAATTCGTAAAACTGATATTAGTGAACAAATAACTCAGATAAAAGACTTGCTTGATTATGGACTTATTACAAGGAGACAAGCAATAGAAAAAATTGGTAAACAGTTTGGAGCATCAGCGGATCCTAATAACCCTCTTCTTGATGAATATACAATTAAAGGGGTTCCTGAACGTGTTGTATTTGAAGAGTCAATTGAAGACTTTGATGATAGTTTCTTTGAAAATGTACAACAACAATTATTAGATGAAGCAGAACGAATAGAGAGGGAAGGAAATGACACAACAACAGTATCTGATAATGAGCTTCAAAACATTTCAGGCAAAAAAGCTCAATCAAGAATTCAACAAATTTTTAAAAATGAGTTTAAAGCTAGAAAAAAAATTAGAAAATGA
- a CDS encoding phage minor head protein codes for MFQQIIDVITRNLDYPSMNLNILENELYMLLSNYDEWYNELMDSYVEQSMELARQRHQQYTELLHNKEVTNSLLSDDITKKSWFKLISNKVKSRFKRTRKKTSLTGKLKAKNYRLKRQKKYTNSTFSKRTTKKVSRVIQKHYKNKKDTVHLKKSLNDKLRKIFNEDAKRMAESIIQGSKNESAYDEIMNDESIKNKQWITQGDDKVRDSHAELEGTIIPKDEVFPNGLEFPRDDRGDAEEVINCRCELLPA; via the coding sequence ATGTTTCAACAGATAATTGATGTCATCACTAGAAATCTTGACTATCCATCTATGAACTTGAATATACTTGAAAATGAATTATATATGCTTCTTAGCAATTATGATGAATGGTATAACGAACTTATGGATAGTTATGTGGAGCAGAGTATGGAACTAGCACGACAAAGACATCAACAATATACTGAACTGCTTCACAATAAGGAAGTTACTAACTCTCTTTTATCAGATGATATAACAAAAAAATCATGGTTTAAACTTATAAGTAATAAGGTAAAATCAAGATTTAAAAGAACAAGAAAAAAAACAAGTTTGACTGGAAAACTTAAAGCTAAAAATTACAGGTTGAAAAGACAAAAAAAATATACTAATTCTACATTTTCAAAAAGAACAACAAAAAAAGTAAGTAGAGTAATTCAAAAACACTATAAAAATAAAAAAGATACAGTCCACTTGAAAAAATCATTAAATGATAAATTAAGAAAAATTTTTAATGAGGATGCAAAAAGAATGGCTGAAAGCATAATACAAGGTTCAAAAAATGAGTCAGCATATGATGAAATTATGAATGATGAATCAATAAAAAATAAACAATGGATTACCCAAGGTGATGATAAAGTTAGGGATAGTCATGCAGAATTGGAAGGTACGATTATCCCTAAGGACGAAGTATTTCCGAATGGACTTGAATTTCCTCGTGATGATAGAGGTGATGCTGAAGAAGTTATTAATTGTCGATGTGAGTTGTTACCTGCTTAG